The following coding sequences lie in one Deltaproteobacteria bacterium genomic window:
- a CDS encoding LLM class flavin-dependent oxidoreductase: MELGIYFRSFFTNPTRPLHEQIDDAVEICHVARDCGFAAITMPQHWVSHPTIWPQPFPMLARLAPEVGEMRLQTGIVLLPLHNPLQVAEDVATLDHIAKGRFVLGVGLGYRDTELEAVASNRKQRVSRLTESIEVMKKLWTGEEIDHEGKYWTVHGAKMGFTPIQKPHPPIWIACQSEGAVRRSARIADAAYLAPQVGFDDVAHLISIYRDERSVTGQDPGRITISRGVAFAKDKETAIAEARESAASSYKMYSSWNMQEDTMVKINIASDSEVSAWAVSGDGDDCLQDLGRLAEDGVEYVGMTLLNMPKDLSGRKEYLQGLAENVLHRMK, encoded by the coding sequence GTGGAACTTGGCATCTATTTCCGTTCTTTCTTCACCAACCCCACGCGCCCGTTGCACGAGCAGATCGACGACGCCGTCGAGATCTGCCACGTGGCCCGCGATTGCGGCTTCGCCGCCATCACCATGCCGCAGCACTGGGTGTCGCACCCCACCATCTGGCCGCAGCCCTTCCCCATGCTGGCGCGGCTGGCGCCGGAGGTGGGCGAGATGCGGCTCCAGACCGGCATCGTGCTGCTGCCGCTCCACAACCCGCTCCAGGTGGCGGAAGACGTGGCCACCCTGGACCACATCGCCAAGGGCCGCTTCGTCCTCGGCGTGGGCCTCGGCTACCGCGACACCGAGCTCGAGGCCGTGGCCTCCAACCGCAAGCAGCGCGTCTCCCGCCTCACCGAGTCCATCGAAGTGATGAAGAAGCTCTGGACCGGCGAGGAGATCGACCACGAGGGCAAGTACTGGACCGTGCACGGCGCCAAGATGGGATTCACGCCCATCCAGAAACCCCATCCGCCCATCTGGATCGCCTGCCAGAGCGAAGGCGCGGTGCGCCGCTCCGCCCGCATCGCGGACGCCGCCTACCTGGCCCCCCAGGTGGGCTTCGACGACGTCGCCCATCTCATCTCCATCTACCGCGACGAGCGGAGCGTCACCGGCCAGGACCCCGGCCGCATCACCATCTCCCGGGGTGTGGCGTTTGCCAAGGACAAGGAGACCGCCATCGCCGAGGCGCGCGAGTCCGCGGCGTCTTCCTACAAGATGTACAGCAGTTGGAACATGCAGGAAGACACCATGGTCAAGATCAACATCGCCTCCGACTCCGAGGTCAGCGCCTGGGCTGTGTCCGGCGACGGCGACGACTGCCTGCAGGACCTCGGCCGGCTTGCCGAGGACGGCGTGGAGTACGTGGGGATGACGCTCCTCAACATGCCCAAGGACCTGTCCGGGCGGAAGGAGTACCTGCAGGGGCTGGCCGAGAATGTCCTGCACCGGATGAAGTAG
- a CDS encoding CYTH domain-containing protein yields the protein MALEIERKFLVTGDEWRKAEGTVLRQGYLSTHPERTVRVRIEGHKAILTIKGLTRGATRAEFEYDIPLEDAVELLSLCEPPLIEKVRRRLEHDGLVWEVDEFLGDNQGLVVAEVELDREDRPFTKPPWVGEEVTHDPRFYNANLVGNPFTKWPNPD from the coding sequence ATGGCGCTGGAGATCGAGCGCAAGTTCCTTGTCACCGGAGACGAGTGGCGCAAGGCCGAGGGAACGGTCCTGCGCCAGGGCTACCTGAGCACGCACCCCGAGCGCACCGTCCGCGTCCGCATCGAGGGTCACAAGGCCATCCTGACCATCAAGGGACTCACCCGTGGCGCCACCCGGGCCGAATTCGAATATGACATTCCGCTCGAAGACGCCGTCGAACTGCTCAGCCTGTGCGAGCCTCCGCTGATCGAGAAGGTACGCCGGCGCCTGGAGCACGACGGCCTCGTCTGGGAAGTCGACGAGTTCCTCGGCGACAACCAGGGCCTCGTGGTCGCCGAGGTCGAGCTCGACCGCGAAGACCGCCCGTTCACCAAACCCCCGTGGGTTGGCGAAGAAGTCACCCACGACCCCCGCTTCTACAACGCCAACCTTGTGGGAAACCCCTTCACCAAGTGGCCAAATCCGGATTAA
- a CDS encoding type II toxin-antitoxin system prevent-host-death family antitoxin — protein sequence MAEAKAHLSEILRLAQSEGPQRIGTRRSFVVVPADAWDNKANPRKPLGRWLIENMPRGVDLEVPDRRSVREVPFSDEDDE from the coding sequence GTGGCCGAGGCGAAGGCCCACCTCTCCGAGATCCTGCGCCTGGCCCAGTCGGAAGGGCCGCAACGTATCGGCACCCGGCGGTCGTTCGTCGTCGTGCCCGCGGACGCATGGGACAACAAAGCCAATCCTCGCAAGCCCCTTGGCAGGTGGCTGATCGAGAACATGCCACGCGGGGTAGATCTCGAAGTTCCTGACCGCCGTTCCGTTCGGGAGGTTCCGTTCAGCGACGAGGATGACGAATGA